A genomic stretch from Paraburkholderia dioscoreae includes:
- the ftrA gene encoding transcriptional regulator FtrA: protein MHNHLVVALAYDRLCTFEFGCVTELFALDRPELGVDWYRFAVCASEPGPIRAAGGVTLAAPYTLRLLERADTIVIPGWRDADEVPPKPLLKKIRAAYERGARLCSICSGVFVLAAAGVLDGKTVTTHWRYADKLQQRYPQLSVQPDALYVDEGRIITSAGSAAGLDMLLHLVRRDHGSAVANRVAQRLVVPPHREGGQAQFVPRPMPQDESGRLSRLMDWVRGHPALPHTLRSLAERAAMSPRTLQRQFHDATGLAPYEWLVRERVAIARELLEAQALLPMARVAELAGFGSEESLRRHFRRIALTSPAAYRKKFGARETA from the coding sequence ATGCACAATCATCTCGTCGTTGCGCTTGCTTACGACCGGCTCTGCACCTTCGAATTCGGCTGTGTGACCGAGCTATTCGCGCTCGATCGTCCCGAACTCGGCGTGGACTGGTATCGCTTCGCGGTCTGCGCAAGCGAACCGGGCCCGATTCGCGCGGCGGGAGGCGTGACCCTCGCCGCGCCTTACACGCTCAGGTTGCTGGAGCGCGCCGACACGATCGTCATTCCCGGCTGGCGCGACGCCGACGAAGTGCCACCCAAACCGCTGCTGAAGAAGATTCGCGCGGCTTACGAGCGCGGCGCGCGCCTCTGTTCGATCTGCTCCGGCGTATTTGTTCTCGCGGCTGCGGGGGTGCTCGACGGCAAGACCGTCACCACACATTGGCGCTACGCCGACAAATTGCAGCAGCGCTATCCGCAATTGAGCGTGCAGCCGGACGCGCTCTATGTCGACGAAGGGCGGATCATCACGTCGGCGGGTTCGGCGGCGGGGCTCGACATGCTGTTGCATCTGGTGAGGCGCGATCACGGCAGCGCGGTCGCGAACCGGGTCGCGCAGCGGCTCGTGGTGCCGCCGCATCGCGAGGGCGGGCAGGCGCAGTTCGTGCCGCGCCCCATGCCGCAGGACGAAAGCGGGCGTCTGTCCAGACTGATGGACTGGGTGCGCGGTCATCCTGCCTTGCCGCACACCTTGCGTTCGCTCGCCGAGCGCGCGGCGATGAGTCCACGCACATTGCAGCGGCAGTTTCACGACGCCACCGGCTTGGCGCCTTATGAGTGGCTCGTGCGCGAGCGTGTGGCCATTGCGCGCGAACTGCTCGAAGCGCAGGCGCTGCTGCCGATGGCGCGCGTCGCGGAACTGGCGGGATTCGGTTCCGAGGAATCGTTGCGGCGGCATTTCCGGCGCATTGCGTTGACGAGTCCGGCCGCGTATCGCAAGAAGTTCGGCGCGCGGGAAACGGCTTAG
- a CDS encoding bestrophin-like domain, with translation MQNILDYPALVFIVSFVLMWMSARLGAALLRRFRKIEDEAREDFSVIQAATLTLLALIIGFTFSMAVGRYDQRKNYEEEEANAIGTEYVRADLLPAADAAAVRGLLKNYLDERVLFYTTRDAQELAKVNAETERLQGAMWSTVRQAAAAQPTPVVALAVSGMNDVLNTQGYTQAAWWNRIPYAAWALMALIAMGANLLVGYGARALKAGAGLLLIVPLVVSLSFTLIADIDSPRGGVIRVKPLNLHALADSMRSH, from the coding sequence ATGCAAAATATCCTCGACTACCCGGCGCTCGTGTTCATCGTGTCCTTTGTACTGATGTGGATGTCTGCCCGTCTCGGCGCCGCGCTTCTGCGGCGTTTCAGAAAAATCGAGGACGAGGCCCGCGAGGACTTCAGCGTGATTCAGGCCGCTACGCTGACGTTGCTTGCGTTGATCATCGGTTTCACTTTTTCGATGGCGGTGGGGCGTTACGACCAGCGCAAGAATTACGAGGAAGAAGAGGCGAACGCGATCGGCACCGAATACGTTCGCGCGGACCTGTTGCCGGCGGCAGACGCGGCGGCGGTGCGCGGCCTGCTGAAAAACTACCTCGATGAGCGCGTGCTGTTCTATACCACGCGCGACGCGCAGGAACTGGCGAAGGTCAACGCCGAGACCGAGCGCCTGCAGGGCGCAATGTGGTCTACTGTGAGACAGGCGGCCGCCGCGCAGCCCACGCCGGTCGTCGCGCTCGCCGTTTCAGGAATGAACGATGTGCTCAATACGCAGGGCTATACCCAGGCAGCGTGGTGGAATCGCATTCCGTACGCGGCCTGGGCGCTCATGGCGTTGATCGCAATGGGCGCCAATCTGCTGGTCGGCTACGGCGCGCGCGCATTGAAAGCGGGAGCGGGATTGCTGCTGATCGTACCGCTGGTGGTGTCGTTATCGTTCACGCTGATTGCCGACATAGACAGCCCACGCGGCGGCGTGATTCGCGTGAAGCCGCTCAATCTGCACGCGCTGGCGGATTCCATGCGTTCGCATTGA
- a CDS encoding DUF2252 domain-containing protein, which yields MFDVARTIASFNAGRDPERLAMKYKAMRTSPFVFLRGTCHLFYERLPRDKTLDDAPPVWICGDMHLENFGSYKADNRLIYFDNNDFDEACLAPNLYELVRLLTSVLVGASDLKLSRAQALALCHTALEAYGAALADGKSRWIEEETATGMVRDLFVALASRTRVAHLDRRTTLKGKTRTLKVDGKKALAVGDTQRAAVTQFMLKFAAGEPNPDFFRILDVARRIAGTGSLGVDRYVILVEGKGSPDGNYLIDLKEALPSSVTPHLSTPQPAWQTEAQRVVEIQRRNQAVSQAFLHAVEFNQRSYVLRSLQPSEDRVALSDWDGKLPRLEEVVNNMAGLSAWAHLRSGGRQKSSIADELIAFGNRRDWQLPLVDIAMQCEAQVAADWKAYCDAYDSGEFNLTATTRP from the coding sequence ATGTTCGATGTCGCCAGGACCATCGCCAGTTTCAACGCAGGGCGCGATCCCGAGCGGCTTGCGATGAAATACAAGGCCATGCGCACTTCGCCGTTCGTGTTTTTGCGCGGCACCTGCCACCTGTTTTACGAACGCCTGCCGCGCGACAAGACGCTCGACGACGCGCCGCCGGTATGGATCTGCGGCGACATGCATCTGGAAAATTTCGGCAGCTACAAGGCCGATAATCGCCTGATCTACTTCGATAACAACGATTTCGACGAAGCCTGCCTCGCGCCGAATCTCTACGAACTGGTGCGTCTGCTGACGAGTGTGCTGGTCGGCGCGAGCGATCTCAAGCTGAGCCGCGCGCAGGCGCTGGCGTTGTGCCACACCGCTCTGGAAGCGTATGGCGCCGCGCTCGCGGACGGCAAATCGCGCTGGATCGAGGAGGAAACCGCGACGGGTATGGTCCGCGATCTGTTCGTCGCACTCGCCAGCCGCACACGGGTTGCACATCTGGACCGGCGCACCACGCTCAAAGGCAAGACCCGCACGCTGAAAGTGGACGGCAAGAAAGCGCTGGCGGTCGGCGACACCCAGCGTGCCGCGGTCACCCAATTCATGCTGAAGTTCGCCGCGGGCGAGCCCAATCCCGACTTCTTCCGTATTCTCGACGTCGCGCGGCGGATTGCCGGCACGGGGAGTCTCGGCGTGGACCGCTATGTGATTCTCGTCGAGGGTAAAGGCTCGCCGGACGGCAACTATCTGATCGATCTGAAAGAAGCGCTGCCTTCGTCCGTCACACCGCACCTGAGTACGCCGCAACCGGCCTGGCAGACGGAAGCGCAGCGCGTGGTGGAAATTCAGCGGCGTAATCAGGCGGTCTCGCAGGCATTCCTGCATGCTGTCGAATTCAATCAGCGATCCTATGTGTTGCGCAGTCTGCAGCCTTCGGAAGACCGCGTGGCGTTGAGCGACTGGGACGGCAAGCTGCCGCGTCTCGAAGAGGTGGTCAACAACATGGCCGGGTTGAGCGCGTGGGCGCATCTGCGCAGCGGCGGCCGGCAGAAATCGTCGATCGCCGATGAGTTGATCGCGTTCGGCAATCGCCGCGACTGGCAGTTGCCGTTGGTCGACATCGCGATGCAATGCGAGGCCCAGGTGGCGGCAGACTGGAAAGCATATTGCGATGCCTACGACAGCGGCGAGTTCAACCTGACCGCCACCACCAGGCCTTGA